Proteins encoded in a region of the Coleofasciculaceae cyanobacterium genome:
- a CDS encoding AAA family ATPase translates to MNSNFENQKTYYLQNSSALESTEGGLNLGEVTNTLMRKLPLIASITIAMTSLAFFKTLLFPPVYVASFELLPETVNVETKVTSTNEKSGETREEITLVELDDVQLKILKSPQVISRAVDSLQGKYPQLDYQTLSSGLTVDFIRDSQNKKNVLSVSYKHSDKQQVSEVIDVLTQTYLDYSAQKRSSGVKRGITVLERQIVIIASQVDQLENQLQNLRNKYNFVEPEVSLNPITNRSSLIAQEQDQVASELQQMRLKLKNLDRELQIEPTTSPTAIDLATPRYLGLLNQLRETDVAISRKSTVFSDRTAEMQVLNEERQRIVGLIEQTGAAIRQKLENEIRTLENRQKLAQSESSKLRSQLKTWSTVSNDYNKLQQKLTLAKNQLDEFTLQRDALLIDAAQQQAPWQLLAPAGEPYNNDLDTSNRLLLGSSFGLLLGIGIALMLDKYQKVIYTSAKVEEITSLPVLGNIPYTSKKRQLSLLDQAKNAQDLKRLPSSDLYRDPEERELFFPEFSSPSIEAFRSFAANLGLLNFDTNLKSLAITSAVSGEGKSTVALNLARAAASMGKRVLLVDADVRSNVRLTESLGLESEIGLKNILNQNSASFALKQIKKSPLEDNLYILTSGFDELMNRDSSRLFASGQMHLLMEELKSNYDLIIYDLCAVVGYADVNLLAAKTDGLVMVTGLGKIDKTLLSQAIEQLKMCNVPILGIAVNNLVN, encoded by the coding sequence ATGAATTCAAATTTTGAAAATCAAAAAACATATTATCTTCAGAATTCTTCTGCACTAGAAAGTACTGAAGGAGGTTTAAATCTTGGTGAAGTAACTAACACTTTGATGAGAAAATTACCTTTGATTGCCAGCATTACCATAGCTATGACATCCCTGGCTTTTTTCAAAACTCTTTTGTTCCCTCCAGTTTATGTTGCTAGCTTCGAGCTTTTACCAGAAACTGTCAACGTTGAAACTAAGGTGACATCAACAAATGAAAAGTCTGGAGAAACTCGTGAAGAAATCACCCTGGTAGAGCTAGACGATGTTCAACTAAAAATATTAAAGAGTCCTCAAGTAATCTCCCGCGCTGTCGATTCTCTTCAAGGCAAATATCCTCAGCTTGACTATCAAACATTGAGTAGTGGCTTGACTGTAGACTTTATTAGGGATAGTCAAAATAAAAAGAATGTCTTATCTGTCAGCTATAAACATTCGGATAAGCAACAAGTTTCTGAGGTGATAGATGTTCTGACGCAAACTTATTTAGATTACAGTGCCCAAAAGCGATCATCAGGAGTTAAACGAGGAATTACCGTTTTAGAACGACAGATTGTAATAATTGCTTCTCAAGTCGATCAGCTAGAAAATCAACTGCAAAACCTCAGAAACAAATATAATTTTGTTGAACCTGAGGTATCGCTCAATCCAATCACTAATCGCTCTAGTCTGATAGCTCAAGAGCAAGATCAAGTAGCAAGCGAATTACAACAAATGCGTTTAAAGCTCAAAAATTTAGATCGAGAGCTACAAATAGAACCAACTACTTCACCAACGGCAATTGACCTAGCTACTCCGCGATATCTAGGACTATTAAATCAGTTACGAGAAACAGATGTAGCAATTAGTCGCAAGTCTACTGTTTTCTCGGATAGAACCGCTGAAATGCAGGTTTTGAATGAAGAAAGACAAAGAATTGTTGGTCTGATCGAACAAACAGGAGCAGCTATTCGCCAAAAACTCGAGAATGAAATTAGAACTTTAGAAAATCGTCAAAAATTAGCGCAAAGCGAATCAAGCAAGTTGCGATCGCAACTTAAAACATGGTCAACAGTATCTAACGACTATAATAAACTCCAGCAAAAGCTCACATTAGCCAAAAATCAGCTCGATGAATTTACGCTGCAAAGAGATGCTCTTTTGATTGATGCTGCTCAACAACAAGCGCCTTGGCAGCTTTTAGCTCCTGCTGGCGAGCCATACAATAATGACCTTGACACCAGTAATCGTTTATTACTTGGTTCTTCTTTTGGTTTGTTGTTGGGTATAGGTATAGCCTTAATGTTGGATAAGTATCAAAAAGTTATTTATACTTCTGCCAAAGTGGAGGAAATTACTAGTCTGCCTGTTCTCGGCAATATCCCCTATACCTCCAAGAAAAGACAGCTATCATTACTCGATCAAGCCAAAAATGCTCAAGATCTTAAAAGACTACCATCTTCAGATCTATATCGAGATCCTGAGGAACGAGAATTGTTTTTCCCCGAATTTTCCTCACCTTCTATTGAAGCCTTTCGTTCTTTTGCTGCCAATCTAGGTTTGCTAAACTTTGATACTAATTTAAAATCTTTAGCAATTACCTCGGCTGTTTCTGGGGAGGGTAAATCTACCGTCGCGCTTAATCTGGCTAGGGCTGCCGCATCTATGGGTAAACGAGTATTATTAGTTGATGCGGACGTGCGTAGTAATGTACGCTTAACTGAAAGTCTTGGTTTAGAATCTGAGATTGGTCTAAAAAATATCCTCAATCAGAACAGCGCGAGTTTTGCACTAAAGCAGATTAAAAAATCACCTTTAGAAGATAACCTGTACATTTTGACTTCTGGTTTTGATGAGCTGATGAATCGCGACAGCAGCCGTTTATTTGCATCAGGACAAATGCACCTTCTAATGGAAGAGTTAAAGTCTAATTACGACCTGATAATCTACGACTTGTGTGCTGTTGTCGGCTATGCAGATGTCAACCTGCTGGCAGCTAAAACAGATGGACTGGTTATGGTTACAGGCTTAGGCAAGATAGATAAAACGCTGCTTTCTCAAGCTATCGAGCAATTAAAAATGTGCAACGTTCCCATTTTGGGAATAGCTGTTAACAACCTAGTTAACTAA
- a CDS encoding DoxX family protein, translating into MITKLFNQIIRPNRQTLKGVFVVCMIVAGITHFIAPDTYVKIVPPQLPYPEAIVYISGFFEILGGIGLLIPLVSQAAAWGLVLLLIAVYPANINMAVNHIHINHVPDGNWFQAIRLPFQFVLIAWAYWYTKPERQSELTKSMSEADRITEKSA; encoded by the coding sequence ATGATTACCAAACTCTTCAATCAAATTATTCGACCAAACAGACAGACTTTAAAAGGTGTATTTGTTGTCTGCATGATCGTGGCAGGTATAACTCATTTTATCGCCCCCGATACCTATGTTAAAATCGTTCCTCCACAGCTACCCTATCCTGAAGCAATTGTCTATATCAGCGGCTTTTTTGAAATTTTGGGTGGTATTGGTTTACTAATACCTTTAGTAAGCCAAGCTGCTGCCTGGGGTTTAGTTTTACTCTTAATTGCTGTCTATCCTGCCAACATTAATATGGCAGTTAACCATATTCATATTAACCACGTTCCCGACGGTAACTGGTTTCAGGCAATTAGACTTCCATTTCAATTTGTGCTGATTGCTTGGGCATATTGGTATACAAAACCCGAGCGGCAAAGCGAATTAACCAAGTCCATGAGTGAAGCAGATCGCATTACCGAAAAAAGTGCTTGA
- a CDS encoding VOC family protein, producing MKFDFANTRLYVKDYDRCLEFYRDILGLEVAMISQVDRYVELTKGRTKLTILCRGKIKEYFGSGTPVTFGQKNDALGLSFGVKDVDEACKYLESKGVEIVSPPWDFRDWGVKLALLRDPEDNLIELVQDSQMVGAE from the coding sequence ATGAAATTTGATTTTGCTAATACCAGACTGTATGTTAAGGATTATGATCGCTGTTTAGAATTTTATCGAGATATTTTAGGATTGGAAGTAGCAATGATTTCCCAGGTTGATCGCTATGTAGAATTGACTAAAGGGAGGACCAAACTAACTATCCTGTGTCGCGGTAAAATTAAAGAATACTTTGGCAGTGGAACTCCTGTAACTTTTGGACAAAAAAATGATGCGCTCGGCCTTAGTTTTGGAGTTAAGGATGTAGACGAAGCCTGCAAATATCTTGAAAGTAAGGGAGTAGAAATTGTCTCCCCACCTTGGGATTTTCGGGATTGGGGCGTAAAGCTGGCTTTATTGCGAGATCCTGAAGATAATTTGATCGAGCTGGTTCAGGATTCGCAGATGGTTGGGGCAGAATAG
- a CDS encoding copper chaperone, giving the protein MQFNVPSINSSESADELKKTILTSEPNAKVEVDSDSKTVTINSQASEETFKQLIVAAGHQLN; this is encoded by the coding sequence ATGCAATTCAACGTACCTTCCATCAATAGTTCTGAATCTGCTGATGAATTAAAGAAAACTATTTTAACTTCTGAGCCTAACGCTAAAGTTGAAGTTGATTCTGACTCTAAAACAGTAACTATAAATTCTCAGGCATCGGAGGAAACCTTTAAGCAACTGATTGTAGCAGCAGGACATCAATTAAATTAA
- the uvsE gene encoding UV DNA damage repair endonuclease UvsE, whose product MSVNKLPELGLVCVTASEEVRFRTVTRRTLSKLSKSEQQEKLRAVYTANVERLTKAIAFCQRVNIRLYRLNSALFPFADEPVGAEVLSEFASQLKQIGNQAQQWGIRLVLHPNQFVVLNSDRKEVVNNSLKILKTHAHILDLLQLPRSPWALINIHGGKGDRVERLINNIQQLPENVYSRLSLENDEYTYSSEAIAEICLATNIPMVFDAHHHLIHEHLASYDDSSVKEMLGLAKKTWKQPEWQLVHISNGKQHFHDTKHSDLIVNMPVSFRDAPWIEVEAKHKEQAIFKLKQEWLPSLEREQLTIN is encoded by the coding sequence ATGTCTGTAAATAAATTACCAGAGTTAGGATTGGTTTGCGTCACCGCTTCTGAGGAAGTTAGATTTCGTACGGTTACTCGCAGAACTTTATCAAAGCTATCGAAGTCGGAACAGCAAGAAAAGCTAAGAGCAGTATATACTGCTAATGTAGAACGTTTAACTAAGGCGATCGCCTTTTGTCAACGAGTCAATATTCGACTTTATCGTCTTAATTCGGCTTTATTTCCCTTTGCCGACGAACCTGTAGGCGCAGAAGTCTTGTCAGAATTTGCATCACAGCTAAAACAAATTGGTAATCAAGCTCAACAATGGGGAATAAGGTTAGTATTACACCCTAATCAATTTGTAGTACTAAATTCTGACCGCAAAGAGGTAGTCAATAATAGCTTGAAAATTCTCAAAACCCATGCCCATATTTTAGATCTATTACAATTACCTCGTTCTCCTTGGGCATTAATTAATATCCATGGTGGAAAAGGCGATCGCGTCGAAAGGCTAATTAATAACATTCAACAGTTACCAGAAAATGTTTATTCCCGCCTTAGCCTGGAGAATGATGAATATACCTATAGTAGTGAGGCGATCGCCGAAATTTGTTTAGCTACCAATATTCCGATGGTGTTTGATGCTCATCATCATTTAATTCATGAACATTTAGCTAGTTACGATGACTCTAGTGTTAAGGAAATGCTTGGACTGGCTAAGAAAACCTGGAAACAACCTGAATGGCAATTGGTTCATATCTCTAATGGCAAACAGCACTTTCATGACACCAAACATAGTGATTTGATTGTCAATATGCCTGTCAGTTTTCGAGACGCACCGTGGATTGAGGTAGAAGCAAAGCACAAAGAACAGGCGATTTTCAAGTTAAAACAAGAATGGTTGCCATCTCTTGAGCGTGAACAGTTAACTATAAACTAG